In the genome of Parus major isolate Abel chromosome 2, Parus_major1.1, whole genome shotgun sequence, one region contains:
- the TERF1 gene encoding telomeric repeat-binding factor 1, with protein MAMAAEGAPGPAAGGGSSSVSPALPAAVEAVAAEWMLEFACSCLCRHFAEQSGAEFWRWRDVAQALINGLPQIPPHQKKTVYLCQLLIRIAQGKSLGLHFENDQRISPLESALSFWTLLEREEMKLEKLHEDIRRLIQIQIVAVHMENRYFKEAAEVLERLFTDSESDKPLRVKLATVIKTKDPYVPLLQSFSYSLLISKIKSYIELFMKENETNFLIQEATKHVASKGLGAIALQKRPVEVNENDKSDLETKRRSMKEERYIRNQSSGNIRKPTVRRSSGQKPKETRALQSLNNMQNVGKNGVSFVAECSRRRQRWTHKEDLELKLGVREFGVGNWAKILVHGNFNNRTSVMLKDRWRTLNKMKQN; from the exons ATGGCGATGGCGGCCGAGGGTGCGCCGGGACCGGCGgccggcggcggcagcagctctgtcagtcCGGCCCTACCTGCGGCCGTGGAGGCCGTGGCCGCGGAGTGGATGCTGGAGTTcgcctgctcctgcctgtgccgGCACTTCGCGGAGCAGAGCGGGGCGGAGTTCTGGCGGTGGAGGGACGTTGCGCAGG ctcttatTAATGGCCTCCCCCAAATACCTCcgcatcagaaaaaaacagtataCCTCTGCCAGCTTTTGATAAGAATTGCACAAGGAAAAAGCCTTG gattacattttgaaaatgatcAAAGAATTTCACCTTTGGAATCTGCTCTGTCTTTCTGGACTTTActtgaaagggaagaaatgaaacTGGAAAAGCTTCATGAAGATATTCGTCGTTTGATTCAAATTCAG ATTGTAGCAGTCCATATGGAAAACAGATACTTCAAGGAAGCTGCTGAAGTTCTTGAAAGGCTGTTCACAGACTCTGAATCAGATAAG CCTTTAAGGGTGAAGCTGGCAACTGTAATTAAAACCAAGGATCCATATGTTCCTCTTCTCCAAAGCTTCAGTTACAGTCTTTTGATAAGTAAAATCAAGTCTTACATTGAActtttcatgaaagaaaatgaaactaaCTTCTTAATACAG GAAGCCACAAAACACGTAGCATCTAAAGGGTTGGGAGCAATAGCATTGCAAAAGAGACCTGTGGAAGTTAATGAAAATGACAAAAGTGATTTGGAAACAAAACGAAG ATCGATGAAAGAGGAGCGGTATATCAGAAATCAGTCATCTGGAAACATAAGAAAACCCACAGTAAG GAGAAGTTCAGGACAGAAACCCAAAGAGACCAGAGCTCTTCAGA GTCTTAACAACATgcaaaatgtgggaaaaaatggAGTTTCTTTTGTAGCTGAATGTAGCCGAAGAAGACAG CGATGGACTCACAAAGAAGACTTGGAGCTGAAATTGGGAGTAAGGGAGTTTGGAGTGGGTAACTGGGCTAAAATTTTAGTCCATGGTAACTTCAACAACCGAACAAGTGTCATGTTGAAAGACCGGTGGAGAACATTGAACAAGATGAAGCAAAACTGA